In Pseudomonas putida, a genomic segment contains:
- a CDS encoding TonB-dependent receptor: protein MQRSRTAFPFKQRQPLAAAVLLAVFGQASQAAEPAEQAPQATALGAVTVTATRREATLQEVPVAVSVIDGEQLERDNRNSVASIVQQVPTLNYRAGASNKDTSLFIRGVGTISTSPGVEPTVATVVDGVVFGRPGQSTLDLLDLERIEVLRGPQGTLFGKNASAGVLNIVSKAIPEQTQGYVDYSHFGGGDENRLRFGIGGRLNEQLKGSLSTLWGDYDGNVENITNGHDVNGYERKGVRGKLEFEPRDDLRLTLIGDYMKGEDTLPSGVITRASDAFTRQLGGVRPSAHNRDISSDFKTHVEDENQGLSAQLDWQLGDYTLTSISAWRGWDNTQYQDGDRRALLPVTASHDKGTVDYDQYSQEFRLTSPKGQFNEYVLGAFYMHGTSNETYQRLSVNGGVADSGRADYSTTNDSVALFGENTFNFTDDFRAILGLRWTHDDLEYDHRRVSSSATAVTGIQPSTASSGSVDEDGWSGRTGLQYDFNDNLTGYVTYSRGYKGPAYNVFFNMQPRDTEALKPETSDAYEIGLKSTALDNRLTANLAVFHTDYDNYQANFYDTVANQVVTRLVNAGKVKTQGVELDASFQATRQLKLSTAVAYTKARVDHFNCPAGAAASCDIDGGRLPFTPDWKAYLRADYVIPLDNGLDVELSSDYSWQDSVQFSLDQNPDTVQGAYGIWNASVALADYNNGWRVALLGKNLGDKSYAQMLASGGDYIYRAVPRDDGRYFGVQLRKDF from the coding sequence ATGCAAAGAAGTCGTACGGCATTTCCGTTCAAGCAACGTCAACCCCTGGCCGCCGCCGTGCTGCTGGCCGTGTTTGGCCAGGCCAGCCAGGCCGCCGAGCCTGCCGAGCAAGCGCCCCAGGCCACTGCGCTCGGCGCCGTGACCGTTACCGCCACGCGCCGCGAGGCCACCTTGCAGGAAGTGCCCGTGGCCGTCTCGGTGATCGACGGCGAGCAGCTCGAGCGCGACAACCGCAACAGTGTCGCCAGTATCGTCCAGCAGGTACCGACCCTGAACTACCGGGCCGGTGCCTCGAACAAGGACACGTCATTGTTCATCCGCGGCGTGGGCACCATCTCCACCTCGCCTGGCGTCGAGCCGACCGTTGCCACGGTGGTCGACGGCGTGGTCTTCGGCCGGCCCGGGCAGTCGACCCTGGACCTGCTCGACCTGGAGCGCATCGAGGTGCTGCGTGGCCCACAGGGCACGCTGTTCGGCAAGAACGCCTCGGCCGGGGTACTGAACATCGTCAGCAAGGCCATTCCCGAGCAGACCCAGGGCTACGTGGATTACTCGCACTTCGGCGGTGGCGACGAGAACCGCTTGCGCTTCGGCATCGGCGGGCGCCTGAACGAACAGCTCAAGGGCTCCTTGAGCACCTTGTGGGGCGACTACGATGGCAACGTCGAGAACATCACCAACGGCCATGACGTCAACGGCTACGAGCGCAAGGGCGTGCGTGGCAAGCTGGAATTCGAGCCGCGCGACGACCTGCGCCTGACCCTGATCGGCGACTACATGAAAGGTGAGGACACCCTGCCCAGCGGAGTCATCACCCGTGCCAGCGATGCGTTCACCCGCCAGCTCGGTGGGGTCCGGCCGAGCGCCCACAACCGCGATATCAGCAGTGATTTCAAGACCCATGTCGAGGACGAGAACCAAGGTCTGTCGGCCCAGCTCGACTGGCAACTGGGCGACTACACCCTGACCTCGATCAGCGCCTGGCGCGGTTGGGACAACACCCAGTACCAGGACGGCGACCGCCGCGCCTTGCTGCCCGTCACTGCCTCGCACGACAAGGGCACGGTGGACTACGACCAATACAGCCAGGAGTTTCGCCTGACCTCGCCCAAGGGGCAGTTCAACGAGTACGTGCTCGGTGCCTTCTATATGCACGGCACCTCGAACGAGACCTACCAGCGCCTGTCGGTCAACGGCGGGGTGGCCGACAGCGGCCGGGCCGACTACTCGACCACCAACGACAGCGTGGCCCTGTTCGGCGAGAACACCTTCAATTTCACCGACGACTTCCGCGCGATCCTCGGCCTGCGCTGGACCCACGACGACCTCGAATACGACCATCGCCGCGTCTCTTCCTCGGCTACCGCCGTCACCGGCATCCAGCCTTCGACCGCCAGCTCCGGGTCAGTCGATGAAGACGGCTGGAGTGGCCGGACCGGGTTGCAGTACGACTTCAATGACAACCTGACCGGCTACGTCACCTATTCGCGTGGCTACAAGGGGCCGGCCTACAACGTGTTCTTCAACATGCAGCCGCGCGATACCGAGGCACTCAAGCCGGAAACCTCCGATGCCTATGAGATCGGCCTCAAGAGCACGGCGCTGGACAATCGCCTGACGGCCAACCTGGCGGTGTTCCACACCGACTACGACAACTACCAGGCCAACTTCTACGACACCGTGGCCAACCAGGTGGTAACCCGCCTGGTCAATGCCGGCAAGGTCAAGACCCAGGGCGTCGAGCTCGATGCCAGTTTCCAGGCGACCCGCCAGCTCAAGCTGTCTACCGCGGTGGCCTACACCAAGGCGCGGGTCGACCACTTCAATTGCCCGGCTGGCGCTGCTGCGAGCTGCGATATCGATGGCGGCCGCCTGCCGTTCACCCCGGACTGGAAGGCATACCTGCGCGCCGACTACGTGATCCCGCTGGACAACGGCCTGGATGTCGAGCTTTCCAGCGACTACAGCTGGCAGGACTCGGTGCAGTTCAGCCTCGACCAGAATCCCGATACCGTGCAGGGCGCCTATGGCATCTGGAACGCCAGCGTTGCCCTGGCTGACTACAACAACGGCTGGCGCGTCGCGTTGCTGGGCAAGAACCTGGGCGACAAGTCGTATGCGCAGATGCTCGCCAGTGGCGGTGATTACATCTACCGCGCCGTGCCACGCGACGACGGGCGTTACTTCGGCGTGCAGTTGCGCAAGGACTTCTAA
- a CDS encoding LysR family transcriptional regulator translates to MKIDDMDAFVAVIRCQSTNLAAEALQLTQPAITRRVQNFEEDLGATLLDRNTKPLKPTPMGLRVYEQCKAILREIDSLRELVANDGAPSGTLRLGVPQTLGDVVLLDALARLHEVYPQLRTQVTSGWGSSLIARMENAELDAAAALFPPGKIFPEGIASQSIARMPLRVVAAKGSAGKRSYKLRDCYTRGWVLNPDGCGFRAGLQRALSEQGLSLTINLETFGTDLQLGLVANGQGLGLVPEPLLLASRHRDALEVLNITDFKPQVDLWLFHPRYLGNLQEPVELFGQIAGASLQVDAANK, encoded by the coding sequence ATGAAAATCGATGACATGGACGCCTTCGTGGCGGTCATCCGTTGCCAGTCGACCAACCTTGCCGCCGAGGCCCTGCAGCTCACGCAGCCGGCGATCACGCGTCGCGTGCAAAACTTCGAGGAAGACCTTGGCGCCACCCTCCTCGACCGCAACACCAAACCGCTCAAACCCACGCCCATGGGCCTGCGGGTATACGAGCAGTGCAAGGCCATCCTGCGCGAAATCGACTCGCTGCGCGAACTGGTGGCCAACGACGGCGCGCCGTCGGGCACCCTGCGCCTGGGCGTGCCGCAAACCTTGGGCGACGTGGTGCTGCTCGATGCCCTGGCGCGCCTGCACGAGGTCTACCCGCAACTGCGTACCCAGGTCACCAGCGGTTGGGGTAGCAGCCTCATCGCCCGCATGGAAAACGCCGAACTGGATGCCGCAGCGGCGCTGTTTCCCCCAGGCAAGATCTTCCCCGAAGGCATCGCCAGCCAGTCCATCGCGCGCATGCCCCTGCGCGTGGTCGCGGCCAAAGGCAGCGCTGGCAAGCGCAGCTACAAGCTGCGTGATTGCTATACCCGAGGCTGGGTGCTCAACCCCGATGGCTGCGGCTTTCGTGCAGGGTTGCAACGGGCCTTGAGCGAACAGGGCCTGAGCCTGACGATCAATCTGGAGACGTTTGGCACCGACTTGCAACTGGGGCTGGTCGCCAACGGCCAGGGGCTGGGACTGGTGCCGGAGCCACTGCTGCTCGCCAGCCGCCATCGCGATGCCCTGGAGGTGCTCAATATCACCGATTTCAAACCACAGGTGGACCTGTGGCTGTTCCACCCGCGCTATCTCGGCAACCTGCAGGAACCCGTCGAGCTGTTTGGCCAGATCGCCGGGGCGAGCCTGCAGGTCGATGCTGCCAATAAATAA
- a CDS encoding acyl-CoA dehydrogenase family protein, with product MSLPLSTGALAELTQALAANAERYDRSGEFPYDNFKLLHQHRLLGLTVPQALGGGGGADLATARQVIAAVGKGDPATALILSMQYLQHFRLQDEARWPVHLRQRVARDAVVDGALINAFRVEPDLGSPSRGGLPATVARRSAEGWRLSGSKIYSTGSHGLTWYLVWARSDDPDPLVGGYLVHKDTPGIRIIEDWDHLGMRATCSHEVRFDDVLIPLDHAVSVSPASAPRVELEGVTALWMSVLLSALYDGVAQAARDWLVNFLNERVPSNLGAPLASLPRFQDIVGRIDTVLFANQALLDSAVAGRIEPQHAGQIKHLVSRNAIEAVELAIEAAGNPGLSRRNPLERHYRDVLCSRIHTPQDDVVLGQVGRAALGGANA from the coding sequence ATGAGTCTACCGCTCTCCACCGGCGCGCTCGCCGAACTCACCCAAGCCTTGGCGGCCAATGCCGAGCGCTACGACCGCAGCGGTGAGTTTCCCTACGACAACTTCAAGTTGCTCCACCAGCATCGCCTGCTCGGCTTGACCGTACCGCAGGCGCTGGGCGGCGGCGGCGGTGCGGACCTCGCCACTGCACGCCAGGTGATCGCCGCCGTGGGCAAGGGCGACCCTGCCACCGCATTGATCCTGTCGATGCAATACCTGCAGCACTTTCGCCTGCAGGACGAAGCACGCTGGCCTGTCCACCTGCGCCAGCGGGTGGCACGCGATGCGGTCGTCGACGGCGCGCTGATCAATGCGTTTCGGGTCGAGCCCGACCTGGGTTCGCCCTCGCGCGGCGGGCTACCTGCCACCGTGGCCAGGCGCAGCGCCGAAGGCTGGCGCCTGTCGGGGAGCAAGATCTACTCCACCGGCAGCCACGGTCTGACCTGGTACCTGGTGTGGGCGCGCAGCGACGACCCGGATCCTCTGGTAGGCGGCTACCTGGTGCACAAGGACACCCCTGGCATCCGCATCATCGAGGACTGGGACCACCTGGGCATGCGCGCCACCTGCAGCCACGAAGTGCGCTTCGACGACGTGCTGATACCACTGGATCACGCGGTCAGCGTCAGCCCTGCCAGCGCACCGCGCGTGGAACTGGAGGGCGTCACCGCACTGTGGATGTCGGTGCTGCTGTCAGCCCTGTACGACGGCGTGGCCCAGGCAGCACGCGACTGGTTGGTGAATTTTCTCAACGAGCGCGTGCCTTCCAACCTGGGCGCGCCGCTGGCCAGCTTGCCGCGCTTCCAGGACATCGTCGGACGCATCGATACCGTGCTGTTCGCCAACCAGGCACTGCTCGACTCGGCGGTCGCCGGGCGCATCGAGCCGCAACATGCGGGGCAGATCAAGCACCTGGTCAGCCGTAACGCCATCGAGGCCGTGGAGCTGGCCATCGAAGCCGCCGGCAACCCCGGGCTGTCCCGCCGTAATCCGTTGGAGCGGCATTATCGCGACGTGCTCTGCAGCCGGATCCATACACCTCAGGACGACGTGGTACTGGGCCAGGTTGGGCGCGCGGCGCTGGGTGGCGCCAACGCATGA
- a CDS encoding LLM class flavin-dependent oxidoreductase — MSKRQIKLGALTMGCGGPGRHNLWLDPELPADASVNIDWYIDIARQAEAALFDLIFIVDSQFITPGSPSHYLNRLEPLTLLSALAVSTRQIGLVGTLTTSYNEPYNVARRLASLDLISKGRAGWNVVTSGDAGTAGNYGRDEHYDYDTRYARAQEHVQVVQGLWHSYEEGAFPRNRETGRFLDPAKLHALNHKGEHFAVVGPLNIQRSPQGQPVIFQAGDSEQGRALGAATADVVFTHAASIEQGQAFYRDVKGRAERLGRDPEQLLILPGAEIYVGDTDEHAREIERHYHEQDHSFELALKEFGRNFGWHDFSQYDLDAPFPQQSLEHARSSFFTNAKRIADQAREKGFTLRQAVEFGRQLRPGAFVGSAQTVAAKMATWFEARALDGFNIYIGHPGQFRRFTQEVVPLLQERGVYRSAYEGTTLRESLGLEIPRWTHTPNAPLTL, encoded by the coding sequence ATGAGCAAGCGACAGATCAAACTTGGCGCCCTGACCATGGGCTGTGGTGGCCCGGGCCGGCATAACCTGTGGCTGGACCCGGAACTGCCGGCAGATGCCAGCGTGAACATCGACTGGTACATCGACATCGCCCGCCAGGCCGAGGCTGCCTTGTTCGACCTGATATTCATCGTCGACAGCCAGTTCATCACCCCAGGGTCGCCCTCGCACTACCTCAATCGCCTGGAGCCGCTGACACTGCTGTCGGCACTGGCCGTCAGCACCCGGCAGATCGGTTTGGTGGGGACCCTGACCACGTCCTATAACGAACCCTACAACGTCGCACGCCGGTTGGCGTCTCTGGACCTGATCAGCAAGGGCCGGGCCGGTTGGAACGTGGTCACCAGTGGCGATGCCGGCACGGCAGGCAACTATGGCCGCGACGAGCACTACGACTACGACACGCGCTACGCCCGTGCGCAGGAGCACGTACAGGTCGTGCAGGGGCTATGGCACTCGTATGAAGAAGGGGCTTTCCCACGCAACCGCGAAACCGGTCGGTTTCTCGACCCTGCAAAGCTGCATGCGCTGAACCACAAGGGCGAGCACTTCGCGGTCGTCGGGCCGCTGAACATCCAGCGCTCGCCCCAGGGCCAACCGGTGATCTTCCAGGCTGGCGACTCCGAACAGGGCAGGGCGCTGGGCGCCGCAACCGCCGATGTGGTGTTCACCCACGCCGCGAGCATCGAGCAGGGGCAGGCGTTCTATCGGGATGTGAAAGGCCGTGCCGAACGCCTGGGGCGCGATCCGGAGCAGTTGTTGATCTTGCCTGGCGCAGAAATCTACGTCGGCGATACCGACGAGCACGCTCGGGAAATCGAGCGCCACTACCATGAGCAGGATCACAGCTTCGAGCTGGCGCTGAAGGAGTTCGGGCGCAATTTTGGTTGGCATGATTTCAGCCAGTACGACCTCGATGCGCCGTTCCCCCAACAGAGCCTGGAACACGCGCGCAGCAGCTTCTTCACCAATGCCAAGCGTATTGCCGACCAGGCGCGGGAAAAGGGTTTCACCCTGCGCCAGGCGGTGGAGTTCGGCCGCCAACTGCGCCCGGGGGCGTTCGTCGGTTCGGCGCAAACGGTAGCCGCGAAAATGGCCACCTGGTTCGAAGCGCGTGCCTTGGACGGTTTCAACATCTACATCGGCCACCCAGGGCAGTTCCGACGCTTCACCCAGGAAGTGGTGCCCCTGCTGCAGGAGCGTGGGGTGTACCGCAGTGCCTACGAAGGCACCACGTTGCGCGAAAGCCTCGGCCTGGAAATCCCGCGGTGGACGCACACTCCGAATGCGCCGCTGACCCTGTAG
- a CDS encoding ABC transporter substrate-binding protein: MRYLKQLAAGVLATSLSLAAAAQTLVVGDQSYNARAVMEAAGVLDDLPYTLEWKQFTAGSPVAEALNVGSLDLGLLGDAPPLFLGALGAPIKVIAVSRQNLEGVAILAGKDSNIHSLADLRGKRAAIWKGSWSQQLLFTALDKAGVPRDSLDLRYLSALDASHALDGGSVDVIATWEPYVTQQKRNGARVLATAEGLIPAQSFVVANAKAVEAKRAQISDFLQRLKKARDWTLSDPANTEAYADAWAKRTRADGAIARTWFATARTDLAPLNPQVVVDAQKTVDFFAGLGLIKSYPAASLFDTSFSAALQQPATAQAHSE, from the coding sequence GTGCGATACCTCAAGCAATTGGCCGCCGGTGTGCTGGCCACCTCACTGAGCCTGGCTGCCGCCGCGCAAACCCTGGTCGTCGGCGACCAGAGCTACAACGCCCGCGCCGTCATGGAAGCGGCCGGTGTGCTCGATGACCTGCCCTATACTCTCGAATGGAAACAGTTCACCGCCGGCTCCCCCGTGGCCGAGGCGCTCAATGTCGGCAGCCTGGATCTCGGTTTGCTTGGTGATGCGCCGCCGCTGTTCCTTGGCGCGTTGGGCGCACCGATCAAGGTGATCGCAGTCAGTCGGCAGAACCTTGAAGGCGTGGCGATCCTTGCCGGCAAGGATTCCAACATCCACAGCCTGGCCGACCTGCGGGGCAAGCGCGCGGCAATCTGGAAGGGTTCGTGGAGCCAGCAACTGTTGTTCACCGCCCTGGACAAGGCGGGCGTGCCCCGTGACTCGCTGGATCTGCGCTACCTCAGCGCGCTGGATGCCTCCCATGCGCTGGACGGTGGTTCGGTGGACGTGATCGCCACCTGGGAGCCCTACGTTACCCAGCAAAAACGCAACGGCGCCCGTGTGCTGGCGACCGCCGAAGGCTTGATCCCGGCGCAGAGTTTCGTGGTCGCCAACGCCAAGGCCGTCGAGGCCAAGCGTGCGCAGATCAGCGACTTCCTCCAGCGCCTGAAAAAAGCCCGCGACTGGACCCTGAGCGACCCGGCAAACACCGAGGCCTATGCCGATGCCTGGGCCAAGCGCACCCGTGCCGATGGCGCCATTGCTCGCACCTGGTTTGCCACTGCCCGCACCGACCTTGCGCCCCTGAACCCGCAGGTGGTCGTCGATGCCCAGAAAACCGTGGACTTCTTTGCCGGCCTCGGCCTGATCAAGTCGTATCCGGCCGCCAGCCTGTTCGACACCTCGTTCTCCGCAGCCCTGCAGCAGCCGGCCACGGCTCAGGCCCACAGCGAATAA
- a CDS encoding LLM class flavin-dependent oxidoreductase, which translates to MSVQFIGMIGHRLSSEIRAPQGPIFDKGYITRFAQAHEQAGFDRILVGYWSDQPDGFLVTALAGQATSRIHFLLAHRPGFVAPTLAARKLATLEHLLDGRLAVHVISGGNDTEQRKDGDYLDHDQRYARTDEFLEVVRKVWTSDTPFDHAGEHYHAQGAFSAIKPLQQPHLPVFFGGSSQAALEVAGKHADVFALWGESLEQTAETIAAVRAEAARHGREVQFSVSFRPIIAATEEAAWAKAETILGQARERIERSGPVIANKPQSVGAQRLLETVARGERVDERLWTGIAALVGGGHNSTALVGTPEQVADALLAYYDLGVTNFLIRGFDPLEDAIDYGRELIPLTRAKVAARNA; encoded by the coding sequence ATGAGCGTTCAATTCATCGGCATGATCGGCCACCGGCTGTCTTCGGAAATACGTGCACCGCAAGGGCCAATCTTCGACAAGGGCTATATCACCCGCTTCGCCCAGGCCCATGAGCAGGCCGGCTTCGATCGTATCCTGGTGGGCTACTGGTCCGATCAACCCGACGGCTTCCTGGTGACAGCGCTGGCCGGGCAGGCCACTTCGCGTATTCATTTCCTGCTGGCGCACCGTCCAGGTTTCGTCGCGCCGACCCTGGCCGCGCGCAAGCTGGCCACCCTCGAACACTTGCTCGACGGCCGCCTGGCCGTGCATGTGATCAGCGGTGGTAACGACACCGAGCAGCGCAAGGATGGCGACTACCTGGATCACGACCAGCGCTACGCCCGTACCGACGAATTCCTCGAGGTGGTGCGCAAGGTCTGGACCAGCGACACACCGTTCGACCACGCGGGCGAGCACTATCACGCCCAGGGCGCGTTCTCGGCGATCAAGCCGCTGCAGCAGCCGCACCTGCCGGTGTTCTTCGGTGGCTCGTCGCAAGCGGCACTGGAGGTGGCCGGCAAGCATGCCGATGTCTTCGCGCTGTGGGGCGAGTCGCTGGAGCAAACCGCCGAGACCATTGCCGCCGTGCGCGCCGAGGCCGCCCGCCATGGCCGCGAAGTGCAGTTCAGCGTATCGTTCCGGCCGATCATCGCCGCCACCGAAGAGGCCGCCTGGGCCAAGGCCGAGACCATTCTCGGCCAGGCACGCGAGCGTATCGAACGCTCAGGGCCGGTGATCGCCAACAAACCCCAGAGCGTCGGTGCCCAGCGCCTGCTTGAAACGGTGGCCAGAGGCGAGCGCGTCGACGAGCGGCTGTGGACCGGCATCGCCGCGCTGGTGGGGGGAGGCCACAACTCCACCGCCCTGGTAGGCACCCCGGAGCAAGTGGCTGACGCCTTGCTGGCCTACTACGACCTCGGTGTGACGAATTTCCTGATCCGCGGCTTCGACCCCCTGGAAGACGCCATCGACTACGGCCGCGAACTGATTCCGTTGACCCGCGCCAAGGTGGCTGCGCGCAACGCCTGA
- a CDS encoding cysteine dioxygenase: MSHPQRNDRLRDFIGALSELLERDPDEATLLDQGQGLLRSLVSHDDWLPDALAQPDPTRYQQYLLHCDSRQRFSVVSFVWGPGQQTPIHDHRVWGLIGMLRGAEYSQGFTRTAQGTLEPDGAPVRIDPGHVEAVSPRIGDIHQVSNAFTDRVSISIHVYGANIGAVSRAVYLADGSEKPFISGYSNTQLPNIWDLSKENPAP; encoded by the coding sequence ATGAGCCACCCCCAACGCAATGACCGCCTGCGCGATTTCATTGGCGCCCTGTCCGAGCTGCTTGAACGCGACCCCGACGAAGCGACCCTTCTCGATCAGGGCCAGGGCCTGCTGCGCAGCCTGGTCAGCCATGACGACTGGCTACCCGATGCACTCGCCCAACCCGATCCGACCCGCTACCAGCAGTACTTGCTGCACTGCGACTCGCGTCAGCGTTTTTCCGTGGTCAGCTTCGTCTGGGGGCCTGGGCAACAGACCCCGATCCATGACCATCGCGTCTGGGGACTGATCGGCATGCTGCGCGGCGCCGAGTATTCGCAAGGTTTCACTCGCACGGCGCAAGGCACGCTGGAGCCCGATGGCGCCCCGGTTCGGATCGACCCAGGCCATGTGGAGGCGGTGTCGCCGCGCATTGGCGACATCCACCAGGTCAGCAATGCCTTCACTGACCGTGTATCGATCAGCATCCATGTCTATGGCGCCAACATCGGTGCAGTAAGCCGGGCCGTATACCTGGCGGACGGCAGCGAGAAACCGTTCATTTCCGGTTATTCCAATACCCAATTGCCCAACATCTGGGACCTGTCGAAAGAGAACCCTGCCCCATGA
- a CDS encoding rhodanese-related sulfurtransferase: MSTFTTRSFQDIRRALLAHEEVALIDVREEDPFAQEHPLFAANIPLSKLEIEVYARVPRRDTAITLYDDGEGLAALAADRLLALGYSDVALLEGGLAGWRDAGGELFRDVNVPSKAFGELVESVRHTPSLAAEEVQALLDAKADVVVLDARRFDEYQTMSIPGGVSVPGAELVLRVAELAPNPATQVIVNCAGRTRSIIGTQSLVNAGIPNPVAALRNGTIGWTLAGQKLAHGQQRTFTQVADATRARAAERARKVADQAGVLRLGHEGLAKWQAEPGRTTYLFDVRTPEEYAKGHLPGSRSVPGGQLVQETDHVASVRGARIVLVDDDGVRANMSASWLAQMGWQVAVLDGLSVEQFSETGDWQVPLPAQPVIDEIDVQQLEDLLAEPGTVLLDFTTSANYVNRHIPGAHWAIRAQLPEVLERLPVAQRYVLTCGSSLLARFAAADLQALTQLPVQVLAGGTARWIAADKPLERGETHLASARTDRYRRPYEGTDNPREAMQGYLDWEFGLIAQLQRDGTHGFEVLTQS; this comes from the coding sequence ATGAGCACTTTCACCACCCGCAGTTTCCAAGACATCCGCCGCGCTCTGCTGGCCCATGAAGAAGTCGCCCTGATCGACGTGCGCGAGGAGGACCCGTTCGCCCAGGAGCACCCTCTGTTCGCTGCCAACATCCCTTTGTCGAAGCTGGAAATCGAGGTGTACGCCCGCGTCCCCCGCCGCGATACCGCCATCACCCTCTACGACGATGGCGAAGGCCTCGCCGCCCTTGCGGCCGATCGCTTGCTCGCACTGGGCTACAGCGATGTGGCGTTGCTCGAGGGCGGCCTGGCCGGTTGGCGCGATGCCGGGGGCGAGCTGTTCCGCGACGTCAACGTACCGAGCAAGGCATTCGGCGAATTGGTGGAGAGCGTGCGCCATACGCCATCGCTGGCCGCCGAAGAGGTCCAGGCGCTGCTCGATGCCAAGGCCGACGTGGTGGTATTGGACGCCCGCCGCTTCGATGAGTACCAGACCATGAGCATCCCTGGCGGCGTCAGCGTACCCGGCGCCGAACTGGTGCTGCGCGTCGCCGAGCTGGCACCCAACCCGGCGACCCAGGTCATCGTCAACTGCGCCGGTCGCACCCGCAGCATCATCGGCACCCAGTCGCTGGTCAACGCAGGCATCCCCAACCCGGTCGCGGCGTTGCGCAATGGCACCATCGGCTGGACCCTGGCCGGCCAAAAACTGGCCCACGGCCAGCAACGCACGTTCACGCAGGTCGCTGACGCCACCCGCGCCCGTGCCGCCGAGCGGGCACGCAAGGTCGCCGACCAGGCCGGCGTGCTGCGCCTGGGTCACGAGGGCCTGGCCAAGTGGCAGGCCGAGCCTGGCCGTACTACCTACCTGTTCGATGTGCGCACACCCGAGGAGTATGCCAAGGGCCACCTGCCTGGCAGCCGCTCGGTGCCCGGCGGGCAGTTGGTGCAGGAAACCGACCATGTCGCCAGCGTCCGCGGAGCCCGTATCGTGCTGGTGGACGACGATGGCGTGCGCGCCAACATGAGTGCCTCGTGGCTGGCGCAGATGGGTTGGCAGGTGGCGGTGCTCGATGGGCTTTCGGTCGAACAGTTCAGCGAGACCGGCGATTGGCAGGTGCCGCTGCCTGCGCAGCCGGTCATCGATGAGATCGACGTCCAGCAGCTCGAGGACTTGCTGGCCGAGCCAGGCACCGTGCTACTGGATTTCACCACCAGCGCCAACTATGTCAACCGGCATATCCCAGGCGCCCATTGGGCGATCCGCGCGCAGTTGCCCGAAGTGCTCGAACGCCTGCCTGTAGCCCAGCGTTATGTGCTGACCTGTGGCAGCAGCTTGCTGGCACGCTTTGCCGCCGCCGACCTGCAAGCGCTGACGCAGTTGCCGGTGCAGGTACTGGCGGGCGGTACGGCGCGCTGGATCGCCGCGGACAAACCGTTGGAGCGTGGCGAAACGCACTTGGCCTCGGCCCGTACCGACCGTTATCGTCGTCCTTATGAAGGCACTGACAATCCACGGGAAGCGATGCAGGGTTACCTGGATTGGGAATTCGGGTTGATCGCCCAGTTGCAGCGCGATGGCACCCATGGGTTCGAGGTGTTGACCCAGTCTTGA